A window of Desulfovibrio sp. X2 contains these coding sequences:
- the phnC gene encoding phosphonate ABC transporter ATP-binding protein, whose product MSEKLHAVGSAPAIKAEKLNKVYPNGTAALTDVNLSIGRDEFVVVIGSSGAGKSTFLRCLNRLVRPTSGSLELFGEDISCVCGGRLRRVRRKVGMIFQQFHLVRRLTVIENVLVGRLRFNASPARHVPSLFGVFPRQEREFAFECLRQVGIADLAFHRADQLSGGQQQRVAIARALAQEPEVFLADEPIASLDPHSAEMVMQNLMRIHEERRIPVLVNLHHIDFAQRFGKRAIGISKGRVVFDDRIEALSDEAISHVYGDRIREAYGETADSELSACA is encoded by the coding sequence ATGAGCGAGAAGCTGCACGCGGTCGGGAGCGCCCCGGCCATCAAGGCCGAGAAGCTGAACAAGGTCTACCCCAACGGCACGGCCGCCCTCACGGACGTGAACCTGTCCATAGGACGGGACGAGTTCGTGGTGGTCATCGGCTCTTCCGGGGCGGGCAAGTCCACCTTCCTGCGCTGCCTGAACAGGCTCGTGCGGCCCACCTCGGGCAGCCTCGAGCTCTTCGGCGAGGACATCTCCTGCGTCTGCGGGGGGAGGCTGCGCCGCGTGCGGCGCAAGGTGGGCATGATCTTCCAGCAGTTCCACCTGGTGCGGCGGCTGACCGTGATCGAGAACGTGCTCGTGGGCAGGCTCCGCTTCAACGCCTCGCCCGCGCGCCACGTGCCCTCGCTCTTCGGCGTCTTCCCGCGCCAGGAGCGCGAGTTCGCCTTCGAGTGCCTGCGCCAGGTGGGCATCGCGGACCTCGCCTTCCACCGCGCGGACCAGCTCTCGGGCGGGCAGCAGCAGCGCGTGGCCATCGCCCGGGCCCTGGCCCAGGAGCCCGAGGTCTTTCTGGCCGACGAGCCCATCGCGAGCCTGGACCCGCACAGCGCCGAGATGGTCATGCAGAACCTCATGCGCATCCACGAGGAGCGGCGCATACCGGTGCTCGTCAACCTGCACCACATCGACTTCGCGCAGCGCTTCGGCAAGCGCGCCATAGGCATCTCCAAGGGCCGGGTGGTCTTCGACGACCGCATCGAGGCCCTTTCCGACGAGGCCATCAGCCACGTCTACGGAGACAGGATCAGGGAAGCATACGGCGAGACGGCGGATTCGGAGCTTTCCGCCTGCGCCTGA
- a CDS encoding phosphonate metabolim protein, transferase hexapeptide repeat family yields MNCIIRNKREAVVTQMHNVQHTPSSPVPSEDAAGCRVDPTARVTDSRLGRYCEVAARALLHEVELGDYSYVMNDSDLMYAQVGRFCSIASHVRVNPSNHPMWRPSQHHFTYRPGGYGITAPEDDELFSWRRSDAVTIGHDAWLGHGVIVLPGRSVGIGAVVGAGSVVTRDVPDYAVVVGSPARVVRQRFAPEVAEALLRIAWWDWEHERITAAFADFRGTAEDFVRRHG; encoded by the coding sequence ATGAACTGCATCATCCGCAACAAGCGCGAGGCTGTCGTGACGCAGATGCACAACGTACAACACACACCGTCGTCCCCTGTGCCTTCGGAAGACGCCGCGGGCTGCCGCGTCGATCCCACGGCCCGGGTCACGGACTCGCGGCTCGGCCGCTACTGCGAGGTGGCGGCGCGCGCCCTGCTGCACGAGGTGGAGCTCGGCGACTACAGCTACGTGATGAACGACTCGGACCTCATGTACGCGCAGGTCGGCAGGTTCTGCTCCATCGCCTCGCACGTGCGCGTCAACCCGAGCAACCATCCCATGTGGCGGCCGAGCCAGCACCACTTCACCTACCGGCCCGGGGGCTACGGCATCACGGCCCCCGAGGACGACGAGCTCTTCTCCTGGCGTCGCTCCGACGCCGTGACCATCGGCCACGACGCCTGGCTCGGCCACGGCGTCATCGTCCTGCCCGGCCGCAGCGTGGGCATCGGCGCGGTGGTGGGCGCGGGCTCCGTGGTCACGCGCGACGTGCCGGACTATGCCGTCGTCGTGGGCTCGCCCGCCCGGGTGGTGCGGCAGCGCTTCGCCCCCGAGGTCGCCGAGGCGCTGTTGCGCATCGCCTGGTGGGACTGGGAGCACGAGCGCATCACGGCCGCCTTCGCCGATTTCCGGGGCACGGCCGAGGACTTCGTGCGCCGCCATGGCTAG
- a CDS encoding metallophosphoesterase, translated as MASAPEKPLRLAVVADIHHGPDSGGKKGSRALDLLRGFLDSPWALEADALVDLGDRINNQDPAADEARLAEVADILRPLPGPRVHLLGNHDLVHLSREDNARILDAPASSHVLPMRGFDLVVWQADTRCYWRERTEAEEEDLCWLEDTLANGSRPAVVLSHFALTPHVLAGNPYFDARPGHDRYLQQERIRSILAARGRVVLCLAGHLHANCWGVADSIVHLAQQSLTESFATAPEPAGAFGLLEITPGPDARLSWTVHGRDRLALDLPLPRLAARAQGG; from the coding sequence ATGGCTAGCGCTCCCGAAAAGCCCCTGCGCCTGGCCGTGGTCGCGGACATCCACCACGGCCCGGACAGCGGCGGCAAGAAGGGCTCGCGCGCCCTCGACCTGCTCCGGGGCTTCCTCGACTCGCCCTGGGCCTTGGAGGCGGACGCGCTGGTCGACCTCGGCGACCGCATCAACAACCAGGATCCGGCCGCGGACGAGGCGCGCCTGGCCGAGGTAGCGGACATCCTGCGCCCCCTGCCCGGGCCGCGCGTCCACCTCCTGGGCAACCACGACCTCGTGCACCTCTCGCGCGAGGACAACGCCCGCATCCTGGACGCCCCGGCCAGCTCCCATGTCCTGCCCATGCGCGGCTTCGACCTCGTGGTCTGGCAGGCGGACACGCGCTGCTACTGGCGCGAGCGCACCGAGGCCGAGGAGGAGGACCTCTGCTGGCTGGAGGACACATTGGCGAACGGCTCCCGCCCGGCCGTGGTCCTCTCCCATTTCGCCCTGACCCCGCACGTGCTGGCGGGCAACCCCTATTTCGACGCCCGGCCCGGCCACGACCGCTACCTGCAGCAGGAGCGCATCCGCTCCATCCTGGCCGCGAGAGGCCGCGTGGTCCTCTGCCTGGCCGGGCATCTGCACGCCAACTGCTGGGGCGTGGCGGACTCCATCGTGCACCTGGCCCAGCAGTCCCTGACCGAGAGCTTCGCCACCGCGCCCGAACCGGCCGGGGCCTTCGGGCTCCTCGAGATCACGCCCGGACCGGACGCCCGCCTCTCCTGGACCGTGCACGGCCGCGACCGGCTCGCCCTGGACCTGCCCCTGCCGCGCCTGGCCGCGCGTGCGCAGGGAGGCTGA
- the phnF gene encoding phosphonate metabolism transcriptional regulator PhnF has product MRRTMRSNAVWTGIARALEHDILSGACLPGERLPTEQELAGRFRVNRHTVRRAVAALREKGLLRVEQGRGTFVHDRVIPYTVTRCTRFSENMTLQKRAPGGVLLNAGEEAADDEVSQGLHVALGRAVLRLDILREADCRPLGLASHYFPLPRFAGLADVFREVGSVTACLRAFGAGDFRRVSTRLSARLPTCEEARLLQQPKSTPLMVARSVNVDSRGVPVDYGVTRYSGPRVEFVFHTG; this is encoded by the coding sequence ATGCGGCGGACGATGCGCAGCAACGCGGTGTGGACCGGCATCGCACGGGCCCTGGAGCACGACATCCTCTCCGGCGCCTGCCTGCCGGGCGAGCGCCTGCCCACGGAGCAAGAGCTCGCCGGCCGCTTCCGCGTCAACCGGCACACCGTGCGCCGCGCCGTGGCCGCCCTGCGCGAGAAGGGGCTGCTGCGCGTGGAGCAGGGCAGGGGCACCTTCGTGCACGATCGCGTCATCCCCTACACCGTGACGCGCTGCACCAGATTCAGCGAGAACATGACCCTGCAGAAGCGCGCCCCGGGCGGGGTGCTGCTTAATGCCGGGGAGGAAGCGGCGGACGACGAGGTCTCCCAAGGGCTGCACGTCGCCCTGGGCCGCGCGGTGCTGCGCCTGGACATCCTGCGCGAGGCGGACTGCAGGCCGCTCGGCCTGGCCTCGCACTACTTTCCCCTGCCGCGCTTCGCGGGGCTCGCGGACGTTTTCCGGGAGGTCGGCTCGGTCACGGCCTGCCTGCGCGCCTTCGGCGCCGGTGACTTCAGGCGCGTCAGCACCCGCCTCTCCGCCCGCCTGCCCACCTGCGAGGAGGCGCGCCTCCTGCAGCAGCCCAAAAGCACGCCGCTCATGGTCGCCAGGAGCGTGAACGTGGATTCCAGGGGCGTGCCCGTGGACTACGGCGTGACCCGCTACTCGGGGCCGCGCGTGGAGTTCGTCTTCCATACGGGCTAG
- the phnE gene encoding phosphonate ABC transporter, permease protein PhnE, producing the protein MDHRLLPLRFTRMSPLGFAGSVLFLAFFIAALRGTHFSLGEIVRGAPYMGELVAEMFPPSLARLGPVLWSLLETFQMALVGTVFGVVLSLFLGVLATRSLTPNVAIYQAARTLIALFRTVPDLIWALIFVVLVGLGPFAGTLAIMVDTVGFCGRFFAEAMEEVDKGPQEALSAIGASRLGTICCSVFPAALPSFIGTALFSLEKATRSSVVLGLVGAGGIGIELKVSMDMFMYSQASTIIILVFALVLLVERFSSHLRQRVI; encoded by the coding sequence GTGGACCACAGGCTCCTGCCGCTTCGTTTCACGCGGATGAGCCCCCTCGGCTTCGCGGGGTCGGTCCTCTTCCTGGCCTTCTTCATCGCCGCTCTGCGGGGCACGCACTTCTCCCTGGGCGAGATCGTGCGCGGCGCGCCGTACATGGGCGAGCTGGTGGCCGAGATGTTTCCGCCGAGCCTCGCGCGCCTCGGCCCGGTCCTCTGGTCGCTCCTGGAGACCTTCCAGATGGCGCTCGTGGGCACGGTCTTCGGCGTGGTCCTGAGCCTTTTCCTGGGCGTTCTGGCCACGCGCAGCCTGACGCCGAACGTGGCCATCTACCAGGCGGCACGCACGCTGATCGCCCTGTTCCGGACGGTGCCGGACCTCATCTGGGCGCTCATCTTCGTGGTCTTGGTGGGGCTCGGCCCCTTCGCGGGCACGCTGGCGATCATGGTGGACACGGTGGGGTTCTGCGGCCGCTTCTTCGCCGAGGCCATGGAGGAGGTGGACAAGGGGCCGCAGGAGGCACTTTCCGCCATCGGCGCGTCGCGGCTCGGGACAATCTGCTGCTCGGTCTTCCCGGCCGCCCTGCCCTCGTTCATCGGCACCGCCCTCTTCTCGCTCGAGAAGGCCACGCGCTCCTCGGTGGTGCTCGGCCTCGTGGGCGCGGGCGGCATCGGCATCGAGCTCAAGGTCTCCATGGACATGTTCATGTACTCCCAGGCCTCGACCATCATCATCCTGGTCTTCGCCCTGGTCCTGCTCGTGGAGCGCTTCTCCTCGCACCTGCGGCAGCGGGTCATCTGA
- a CDS encoding phosphonate ABC transporter ATP-binding protein, which translates to MRGLRKSFGAARILSGIELEVPRGQAVALIGSNGAGKSTLLRCLLRLIEPSAGRVRILGREVGALSPRELRALRARVGFVFQKHNLVSRLSALSNVLHGAQARSASPRLWLQALARDGDRLEALRCLEKVGLAHLAERRADRLSGGQSQRVAIARALMQRPQIIFADEPVASLDPQAGTEVMEIFLELIRREGITLLFTSHSLAQALHYSDRVVGLRGGRIELDAPSASLNQEHLRGIYESVAATA; encoded by the coding sequence GTGCGGGGGCTGCGCAAGAGCTTCGGCGCGGCCCGGATCCTTTCCGGGATCGAACTCGAGGTGCCGCGCGGCCAGGCCGTGGCGCTCATCGGCTCCAACGGCGCGGGCAAGTCCACGCTGCTGCGCTGCCTGCTCAGGCTGATCGAGCCGAGCGCGGGCCGGGTGCGCATCCTCGGCCGGGAGGTGGGCGCGCTTTCGCCGCGCGAGCTGCGCGCCCTGCGGGCCCGGGTGGGCTTCGTCTTCCAGAAGCACAACCTCGTCTCCAGGCTCTCGGCTTTGAGCAACGTGCTGCACGGCGCGCAGGCGAGGAGCGCGAGCCCGCGCCTGTGGCTGCAGGCCCTGGCACGGGACGGCGACCGGCTGGAGGCCCTGCGCTGCCTGGAAAAGGTGGGGCTGGCGCACCTGGCCGAGCGCCGGGCGGACAGGCTCTCCGGCGGCCAGTCGCAGCGGGTGGCCATCGCCCGGGCGCTGATGCAGCGGCCGCAGATCATCTTCGCGGACGAGCCGGTGGCCAGCCTGGATCCGCAGGCGGGCACGGAGGTCATGGAAATCTTTCTCGAACTCATCCGGCGCGAGGGCATCACCCTGCTCTTCACGTCGCACAGCCTGGCCCAGGCGTTGCACTATTCGGACCGGGTCGTGGGGCTGCGCGGCGGTCGCATCGAGCTCGACGCCCCCTCGGCGTCGTTGAACCAGGAACACCTGCGGGGCATCTATGAATCTGTCGCAGCCACGGCCTGA
- a CDS encoding PhnD/SsuA/transferrin family substrate-binding protein, whose translation MRLHHIVVFFLLSLFVAAPAAQAAQTYKLAVTDLEGMEELQREFGAFGKVLGEKSGYTFELFPVNNRTAAVEALRARKVDFVITGPAEYVVFRKRTKAVPVVGFSRPDYFASVVVMADSGISSLSDLKGKKVAFGDVGSTSKHLTPMQIFADNGIDPLKDISPVYVDPKVGFAALKRGDVAAFCTTNGKFVSLRDKDSLPAGSFMVLARSRDLPNDILIAGSHVDAAVVKKLQKVFAEDSDALIKAILTGEDNQKYKGMKFLTAVNDRDYDYVRAMYATIGYPQYSEFVGN comes from the coding sequence ATGCGCCTGCATCACATCGTCGTCTTTTTCCTGCTGTCGCTTTTCGTGGCCGCGCCCGCGGCGCAGGCGGCGCAGACCTACAAGCTGGCCGTGACCGACCTCGAGGGCATGGAGGAGCTGCAGCGCGAGTTCGGCGCCTTCGGCAAGGTCCTGGGCGAGAAAAGCGGCTACACCTTCGAATTGTTTCCGGTGAACAACCGCACGGCCGCAGTGGAGGCCCTGCGGGCCAGGAAGGTGGATTTCGTGATCACCGGCCCGGCCGAGTACGTGGTCTTCCGCAAGCGCACCAAGGCCGTGCCGGTGGTGGGCTTCTCGCGTCCGGACTACTTCGCCTCCGTGGTGGTCATGGCGGATTCGGGCATCAGCTCGCTTTCTGACCTGAAGGGCAAGAAGGTGGCCTTCGGCGACGTGGGCTCGACCTCCAAGCACCTGACCCCCATGCAGATCTTCGCGGACAACGGCATCGATCCCCTGAAGGACATCTCGCCCGTGTACGTGGACCCCAAGGTGGGCTTCGCGGCGCTCAAACGCGGCGACGTGGCCGCCTTCTGCACCACGAACGGCAAGTTCGTCTCCCTGCGCGACAAGGACAGCCTTCCGGCCGGCTCCTTCATGGTCCTGGCCCGCAGCCGCGACCTGCCCAACGACATCCTGATCGCGGGCTCGCACGTGGACGCGGCGGTGGTGAAGAAGCTGCAGAAGGTCTTTGCCGAGGATTCGGACGCGCTGATCAAGGCCATCCTGACCGGCGAGGACAACCAGAAGTACAAGGGCATGAAGTTCCTGACCGCGGTCAACGACCGGGACTACGACTACGTGCGTGCCATGTACGCGACCATCGGCTACCCCCAGTATTCCGAATTCGTGGGCAACTAG
- a CDS encoding alpha-D-ribose 1-methylphosphonate 5-triphosphate diphosphatase, whose protein sequence is MAPAAPPCHIRGSGTARGPPSAPCNRDGSDENEATKHMTIIRNGSVLLPDGTFEDRDVHVADGIIVSLDGPRNGRTGTTGLVVDAAGLLVLPGLVDLHGDAFERQLMPRPGVSFPHVLALVETDRQMAASGITTAFHGLTCSFEPGLRSLDAAIRFLDELDAARPLLGCDTRVHLRFENHNLDAAPKAEAWIDSGRVDLLSFNDHLAFMLARLDDRNKMTTYLARTGLSRDDFAALLRRAEAHGADVPAALGRLAAAARARNLPIASHDDPSPEVRGRYRALGSRVSDFPETMDTARAARDHHDAVILGAPNVVRGASHDKRLTAMDAIANGLCDVLASDYFYPALPQAPFILDRRGLLPLGKAWDLVSANPALAAGLDDRGRIAEGLRADLVLVDTSRPDLPRVRLAMAGGKIVFGTCC, encoded by the coding sequence TTGGCCCCGGCCGCTCCGCCGTGCCATATCCGTGGCTCTGGAACGGCCCGCGGGCCACCCTCCGCGCCCTGTAACCGAGACGGCAGCGACGAAAACGAGGCCACGAAGCACATGACGATCATCAGAAACGGCAGCGTCCTCCTGCCGGACGGAACCTTCGAGGATCGCGACGTCCACGTCGCGGACGGCATAATCGTCTCCCTGGACGGCCCCCGAAACGGCCGGACGGGCACGACGGGCCTGGTCGTCGACGCCGCCGGGCTGCTCGTGCTGCCCGGCCTCGTGGATCTGCACGGCGATGCCTTTGAACGACAGCTTATGCCCCGGCCCGGCGTCTCCTTCCCCCATGTCCTGGCCCTCGTGGAGACGGATCGCCAGATGGCCGCAAGCGGCATCACCACGGCTTTCCACGGCCTGACCTGCTCCTTCGAGCCCGGGCTGCGCAGCCTCGACGCAGCAATCCGCTTCCTCGACGAACTCGACGCCGCGCGCCCGCTCCTCGGCTGCGACACCCGCGTCCACCTGCGCTTCGAGAACCACAACCTCGATGCCGCGCCCAAGGCCGAGGCCTGGATCGACTCCGGCCGCGTCGACCTCCTCTCCTTCAACGACCACCTCGCCTTCATGCTCGCCAGGCTCGACGACCGGAACAAGATGACCACCTACCTCGCCCGCACCGGCCTTTCGCGCGACGACTTCGCCGCGCTCCTGCGCCGCGCCGAGGCGCACGGCGCCGACGTGCCCGCCGCCCTCGGCCGCCTGGCCGCCGCGGCCCGCGCACGGAACCTGCCCATCGCCTCGCACGACGACCCCTCACCCGAGGTCCGCGGCCGCTACCGCGCCCTGGGCAGCCGCGTCTCCGATTTCCCAGAGACCATGGATACCGCCCGCGCTGCCCGAGACCACCACGACGCCGTCATCCTCGGCGCTCCCAACGTGGTGCGCGGCGCAAGCCACGACAAGCGCCTCACCGCCATGGACGCCATCGCCAACGGACTCTGCGACGTCCTGGCCTCGGACTACTTTTATCCCGCCTTGCCCCAGGCTCCCTTCATCCTCGACCGCCGAGGCCTCCTGCCCCTGGGGAAGGCCTGGGATCTCGTCTCCGCCAACCCCGCCCTAGCCGCGGGCCTCGACGACCGAGGCCGCATCGCCGAAGGGCTGCGCGCCGACCTCGTGCTCGTCGACACCTCCCGCCCCGATCTGCCCCGCGTGCGCCTCGCCATGGCCGGAGGGAAGATCGTGTTCGGGACCTGCTGCTGA
- a CDS encoding methylated-DNA--[protein]-cysteine S-methyltransferase produces the protein MNPTASTRYEYICAEPLALTLRWDGNELAAIALTWARKDFAANPTSPDGRALQQALETYVQGKLDTWPNLALPMHRLTPFRRTVLTELARVPKGKTLTYGELAAKAGSPKASRAVGQCMAQNPWPLVIPCHRVLGSDGLHGFGPGLEMKEYLLKLEGAL, from the coding sequence ATGAACCCGACCGCCTCCACCCGCTACGAGTACATCTGCGCCGAGCCCCTGGCCCTGACCCTGCGCTGGGACGGCAACGAGCTCGCCGCCATCGCCCTGACCTGGGCGCGCAAGGACTTCGCGGCCAACCCCACGAGCCCGGACGGCCGCGCCCTGCAGCAGGCCCTGGAGACATACGTGCAGGGCAAGCTCGACACCTGGCCGAACCTCGCCCTGCCCATGCACCGCCTCACCCCCTTCCGCCGCACCGTGCTCACCGAACTCGCCCGCGTGCCCAAGGGCAAGACCCTCACCTACGGCGAGCTCGCCGCCAAGGCAGGCAGCCCCAAGGCCTCGCGCGCCGTGGGCCAGTGCATGGCCCAGAACCCCTGGCCCCTGGTCATCCCCTGCCACCGCGTCCTCGGCTCCGACGGACTGCACGGCTTCGGACCCGGCCTGGAAATGAAGGAATACCTGCTGAAGCTCGAAGGCGCCTTGTAG
- a CDS encoding TIGR01212 family radical SAM protein (This family includes YhcC from E. coli K-12, an uncharacterized radical SAM protein.), whose translation MTTARHRALSAHLRAGHGRRVQKIPLDVAAACPNRDGTLSTGGCTFCSPRAAGSGLGHLSVAEQWEIWRARFHAKYGPSTAFLAYLQDHTATHLPFPRLEHLLRQAAALPDCIGICLSTRPDTLRPEHLALLRSLGLPETWLDMGLQSAHDATLARINRGHDAACFARATTAAAGVGLQVCAHLILGLPGETEAHWLSSVDFLNALPVAGIKFHNLFVSRGSLLFAAWEQGSFVPPSREAYAQGLARCLARLRPDVVVHRLHADPAPGELAAPDWASDRPALRRAIDSALADLDVTQGRDYTIPPSPIPHRRTP comes from the coding sequence ATGACGACAGCACGCCACCGCGCCCTCTCCGCCCACCTGCGCGCCGGCCACGGCCGACGCGTCCAGAAGATCCCCCTGGACGTCGCGGCCGCCTGCCCCAACCGGGACGGCACCCTGAGCACGGGCGGCTGCACCTTCTGCTCGCCGCGCGCGGCAGGCTCGGGCCTCGGGCACCTCTCCGTGGCGGAACAGTGGGAAATCTGGCGTGCCCGTTTCCATGCAAAATACGGTCCCTCCACCGCCTTCCTGGCCTATCTCCAGGACCACACCGCCACCCACCTGCCCTTCCCGCGTCTCGAACACCTTCTGCGCCAGGCGGCCGCCCTTCCCGACTGCATCGGGATCTGCCTCTCCACCAGGCCCGACACCCTGCGCCCGGAGCACCTCGCCCTGCTCCGCTCCCTCGGCCTGCCCGAAACCTGGCTCGACATGGGCCTGCAGTCCGCGCACGACGCCACCCTGGCGCGCATCAACCGCGGCCACGACGCCGCCTGCTTCGCCCGCGCGACGACAGCCGCAGCCGGAGTGGGCCTTCAGGTCTGCGCCCATCTCATCCTCGGCCTGCCCGGAGAAACCGAAGCCCACTGGCTCTCGAGCGTCGATTTTTTGAACGCCCTGCCCGTGGCCGGAATAAAATTCCACAACCTCTTCGTCAGCCGGGGCAGCCTGCTCTTCGCCGCATGGGAGCAGGGCTCCTTCGTCCCGCCCTCGCGCGAGGCCTACGCCCAGGGCCTGGCCCGCTGCCTCGCCCGGCTCCGGCCGGACGTCGTGGTCCACCGCCTGCACGCCGACCCGGCGCCCGGCGAACTGGCCGCGCCCGACTGGGCCTCCGACCGCCCCGCCCTGCGCCGGGCCATCGACTCGGCCCTCGCCGACCTGGACGTCACCCAGGGCCGCGACTACACTATCCCGCCATCTCCCATCCCCCACAGGAGGACGCCATGA
- a CDS encoding rod shape-determining protein, translated as MAKILDTVLGYFSNDLAIDLGTANTLVYVKGKGIMLREPSVVAVKKDARGGNKVLAVGAEAKRMLGRTPGNIVAIRPMKDGVIADFEVTEAMLRHFIAKVHNSRRLVRPRIIICVPTGITQVEKRAVKESAQSAGAREVYLIEEPMAAAIGANLPITEPTSNMVVDIGGGTTEVAVISLSGIVYSKSVRVGGDKMDEAIMQYVKRKYNMLIGESTAEQIKIQIGSAYPTGDSEELEVKGRDLVSGIPQNIMITSEEVRKAIAEQVEAIVQGVRIALEQTPPELAADIVDRGIVLTGGGALLKGLDQLLREETHLPIVVVDDPLSAVVLGSGKALEHIDLYKEVTID; from the coding sequence ATGGCAAAGATTCTCGACACCGTCCTCGGCTATTTTTCCAATGATTTGGCCATCGACCTCGGAACCGCCAACACCCTGGTCTACGTCAAGGGCAAGGGCATCATGCTGCGCGAGCCCTCCGTGGTGGCGGTGAAGAAGGACGCCCGGGGCGGCAACAAGGTCCTGGCGGTCGGCGCGGAGGCCAAGCGCATGCTCGGCCGCACGCCGGGCAACATCGTGGCCATCCGTCCCATGAAGGACGGCGTCATCGCCGACTTCGAGGTCACGGAGGCCATGCTGCGCCACTTCATCGCCAAGGTGCACAACTCCAGGCGCCTGGTGCGTCCGCGCATCATCATCTGCGTGCCCACGGGCATCACCCAGGTGGAGAAGCGCGCGGTCAAGGAGTCGGCGCAGTCGGCCGGAGCGCGCGAGGTCTACCTGATCGAGGAGCCCATGGCCGCGGCCATCGGCGCCAACCTGCCCATCACCGAGCCGACCTCGAACATGGTCGTGGACATCGGCGGCGGCACCACCGAGGTGGCGGTCATCTCCCTTTCGGGCATCGTCTATTCCAAGTCGGTCCGCGTGGGCGGCGACAAGATGGACGAGGCCATCATGCAGTACGTGAAGCGCAAGTACAACATGCTCATCGGCGAGAGCACGGCGGAGCAGATCAAGATCCAGATCGGCTCGGCCTACCCCACGGGCGACAGCGAGGAGCTGGAGGTCAAGGGCCGCGATCTCGTCTCGGGCATTCCGCAGAACATCATGATCACTTCCGAAGAGGTGCGTAAAGCCATCGCCGAGCAGGTGGAGGCCATCGTCCAGGGCGTGCGCATCGCCCTCGAGCAGACCCCGCCCGAGCTGGCCGCGGACATCGTGGACCGCGGCATCGTGCTCACGGGCGGCGGCGCGCTGCTCAAGGGGCTGGACCAGCTCCTGCGCGAGGAGACCCACCTGCCCATCGTGGTCGTGGACGACCCGCTCTCGGCCGTGGTGCTCGGCTCGGGCAAGGCGCTCGAGCACATCGATCTGTACAAGGAAGTGACCATCGATTGA